The Stieleria maiorica genome includes the window TCCGGACGTTCCAACTGGCGAAGTTCGGTCTGCCCGTGCTCAACCCGTCCGGTTGTCAGCTCGCCGACACCGATCAGATACACCAACTGGTCGAAGGCGTCGACCTGGGCGGCCGCGTCGAAACGGTCGACGGGTGCATCACCAAGGCATCGCTGGACGAAGACCTGGCGGCCAAGGGCGTTGTCTTCGGCAGCCTGTCCGAGATCGCACAGTCGCATCCCGAGCTCGTGCGTCCCTACCTGTTCACCGCGTTCGATCCCGACCATGACAAGTTCGCGGCGTTGCACGCGGCATTCATGTCCGGCGGCCAGTTCTTGTATGTGCCCCGCGGCGTTGTTGTCGATCGTCCGCTGCACATCGGATCGATCCTGACCGACGGCGGCACCGACACGACGCACACGCTGGTGGTTCTGGAGGATGGTGCCGAAGCCACTCTGCTGCACGAGTCCAACAGCACCGACGCCGGCAACGCGGGTTTGCACTTGGGGTCGATCGAACTGGTGCAAAAACCGGGCTCGCACCTCCGCTATGTCAATCTGCAGGAGTGGGGGCACAAGACCTACCACTTCGCCCAACAAAAAGCTGTGATCGACCGCGATTGCTCGTTGCAGTGGACGATCGCAGCAATGGGATCGCTGTTGTCGAAGGTCAATCAGTCGGTCGATTTGATCGGCCCCGGGGCGTACAGCCAGGTCAACGGCGTGATGTTCACCGAGGCCCGACAGCACCTGGCCTATCACACCCTGCAGCACCACAAGGCCGAGAGTTGCCGCAGCGACTTTCTGTACAAGGCGGCCCAACAGGACAAGAGCCGAACGGTTTGGCGCGGGATGATCAAAGTCGATCCCGCGGCCCAAAAAACCGACGGCTACCAGCGAAATGACAATCTGGTGCTGTCCAATCACGCCCGAGCGGATTCCATTCCGGGACTCGAGATCGAAGCCGACGACGTCCGCTGCACCCACGGCAGCACCACCAGCAAGGTGGACGAAGATCAGATCTTCTACGCCCGCTGCCGCGGTTTTACTCGCAAGGAAGCAACCCGTATGATTGTGACCGGGTTCTTCCAGCAGATTTTCGATCGAATCACGATCGAAAGCGTCCGGGAGGCCCTGGGAGCGGCGATTGCACGCCAAGTCAGAGAATACGCTTGAAGCCAGTTTCAAGCTGGTCGTTTCAAGTTTCAAGTTGGAGGGAAGAACGCTTTAGCGGAGAACTTGAGGCCTGAGACTTGAAGCCTGAAACCCGAATCTTGAGAAAGGAACAAAAAATGGCACTTGCCGAAGACAAGGTCCGTGAATCGCTGAAGCAGGTGATTGACCCCGAGTTATACGTTAACATTGTGGATCTGGGGCTGATCTACGTCGTCGAGATTGGGGACGAGAAAGAAGACGGACGTCACGATGTGAAGATCGAGATGACGATGACCAGCCCGATGTGTCCTGCGGGGCCACAGTTGGTCGCCGGCACCAAGGCGGCGGCCGAAGAGCTTGAGGAAGTCGATGCGTGTGAAGTCAAA containing:
- a CDS encoding metal-sulfur cluster assembly factor, giving the protein MALAEDKVRESLKQVIDPELYVNIVDLGLIYVVEIGDEKEDGRHDVKIEMTMTSPMCPAGPQLVAGTKAAAEELEEVDACEVKVVMEPAWSPDRMTDEARDHLGIF
- the sufD gene encoding Fe-S cluster assembly protein SufD; translated protein: MSQTITHAFDAAGFDALLASQSEPDWLTTLRREAFEHAQAMQWPERRHEEWIRTDIRTFQLAKFGLPVLNPSGCQLADTDQIHQLVEGVDLGGRVETVDGCITKASLDEDLAAKGVVFGSLSEIAQSHPELVRPYLFTAFDPDHDKFAALHAAFMSGGQFLYVPRGVVVDRPLHIGSILTDGGTDTTHTLVVLEDGAEATLLHESNSTDAGNAGLHLGSIELVQKPGSHLRYVNLQEWGHKTYHFAQQKAVIDRDCSLQWTIAAMGSLLSKVNQSVDLIGPGAYSQVNGVMFTEARQHLAYHTLQHHKAESCRSDFLYKAAQQDKSRTVWRGMIKVDPAAQKTDGYQRNDNLVLSNHARADSIPGLEIEADDVRCTHGSTTSKVDEDQIFYARCRGFTRKEATRMIVTGFFQQIFDRITIESVREALGAAIARQVREYA